In one Lycium barbarum isolate Lr01 chromosome 7, ASM1917538v2, whole genome shotgun sequence genomic region, the following are encoded:
- the LOC132602886 gene encoding uncharacterized protein LOC132602886 isoform X2: MINVKANEVNNLPTGERIIVNFDYYGAAYGEAQGLLAGYCGLLAIDGNLFPINFDRWSGPSGLPKKYMEDCFETLLKPRFFFRTTDAISYRYCNCSLNKKWATHRQRLWEEFYDPAKCRNEILRNVPLGIYRDQWAGFVAYRLKEETIELCRRNKEIRRKQKIPHTGGSKANSRRRHELLLETGQNPSRGKMFIETHKRKDGSFVNDEARTIVEQIQLNQGSESEISANDIIGKVLGAEHSGRVRCMGMGETPSNTFNNFKRRLNGLNTSTSSFDSSSATSTYLHQKVARLESQLEGMLTALKDYMISKEGGVPEEFVDLFAPQPQPSDDAGSEPTSPVNIRASSGDINGNDQANT; this comes from the exons ATGATAAATGTCAAGGCTAATGAGGTCAACAACCTGCCTACCGGGGAACGCATCATTGTGAACTTTGATTACTACGGTGCAGCATATGGGGAAGCGCAAGGATTGCTTGCTGGATATTGTGGATTATTGGCCATTGATGGCAATTTGTTTCCAATTAATTTTGACAGGTGGTCAGGGCCATCGGGTCTTCCTAAAAAATACATGGAAGACTGCTTTGAAACACTCCTAAAG CCTCGATTCTTTTTTAGGACTACTGATGCCATTTCATACAGATATTGCAACTGTAGTTTAAATAAAAAGTGGGCTACACATAGACAAAGGTTGTGGGAAGAATTTTATGACCCAGCCAAGTGCAGAAATGAAATTTTAAGAAATGTGCCACTGGGTATATATAGAGATCAGTGGGCTGGATTTGTCGCTTATCGTCTAAAAGAAGAAACAATT GAGCTTTGTCGAAGAAATAAAGAAATTCGACGCAAGCAAAAAATTCCTCACACCGGCGGTTCAAAAGCTAACTCGAGAAGACGACATGAGCTG TTGTTGGAAACTGGACAAAATCCTAGTCGAGGAAAAATGTTTATCGAAACTCATAAGAGAAAGGATGGTTCATTTGTCAATGACGAGGCAAGGACTATAGTG GAACAAATTCAACTTAATCAAGGCAGTGAGTCTGAAATTTCTGCAAATGATATTATCGGCAAGGTGTTAGGGGCAGAGCACTCTGGGAGGGTACGATGTATGGGTATGGGAGAAACTCCTTCAAATACATTCAATAATTTCAAGCGACGACTTAATGGTCTGAACACTTCTACATCTAGCTTTGATTCGTCATCTGCAACTTCTACCTACTTGCATCAAAAGGTCGCGCGTTTGGAGTCCCAATTAGAAGGAATGTTGACTGCACTGAAGGATTACATGATATCAAAGGAAGGAGGGGTTCCTGAAGAATTTGTTGATCTGTTTGCTCCTCAACCACAG
- the LOC132602886 gene encoding uncharacterized protein LOC132602886 isoform X1, with protein sequence MINVKANEVNNLPTGERIIVNFDYYGAAYGEAQGLLAGYCGLLAIDGNLFPINFDRWSGPSGLPKKYMEDCFETLLKPRFFFRTTDAISYRYCNCSLNKKWATHRQRLWEEFYDPAKCRNEILRNVPLGIYRDQWAGFVAYRLKEETIELCRRNKEIRRKQKIPHTGGSKANSRRRHELLLETGQNPSRGKMFIETHKRKDGSFVNDEARTIVEQIQLNQGSESEISANDIIGKVLGAEHSGRVRCMGMGETPSNTFNNFKRRLNGLNTSTSSFDSSSATSTYLHQKVARLESQLEGMLTALKDYMISKEGGVPEEFVDLFAPQPQVLIYRTTHLLSRIAFVSAYCLAMMPGVNLLRR encoded by the exons ATGATAAATGTCAAGGCTAATGAGGTCAACAACCTGCCTACCGGGGAACGCATCATTGTGAACTTTGATTACTACGGTGCAGCATATGGGGAAGCGCAAGGATTGCTTGCTGGATATTGTGGATTATTGGCCATTGATGGCAATTTGTTTCCAATTAATTTTGACAGGTGGTCAGGGCCATCGGGTCTTCCTAAAAAATACATGGAAGACTGCTTTGAAACACTCCTAAAG CCTCGATTCTTTTTTAGGACTACTGATGCCATTTCATACAGATATTGCAACTGTAGTTTAAATAAAAAGTGGGCTACACATAGACAAAGGTTGTGGGAAGAATTTTATGACCCAGCCAAGTGCAGAAATGAAATTTTAAGAAATGTGCCACTGGGTATATATAGAGATCAGTGGGCTGGATTTGTCGCTTATCGTCTAAAAGAAGAAACAATT GAGCTTTGTCGAAGAAATAAAGAAATTCGACGCAAGCAAAAAATTCCTCACACCGGCGGTTCAAAAGCTAACTCGAGAAGACGACATGAGCTG TTGTTGGAAACTGGACAAAATCCTAGTCGAGGAAAAATGTTTATCGAAACTCATAAGAGAAAGGATGGTTCATTTGTCAATGACGAGGCAAGGACTATAGTG GAACAAATTCAACTTAATCAAGGCAGTGAGTCTGAAATTTCTGCAAATGATATTATCGGCAAGGTGTTAGGGGCAGAGCACTCTGGGAGGGTACGATGTATGGGTATGGGAGAAACTCCTTCAAATACATTCAATAATTTCAAGCGACGACTTAATGGTCTGAACACTTCTACATCTAGCTTTGATTCGTCATCTGCAACTTCTACCTACTTGCATCAAAAGGTCGCGCGTTTGGAGTCCCAATTAGAAGGAATGTTGACTGCACTGAAGGATTACATGATATCAAAGGAAGGAGGGGTTCCTGAAGAATTTGTTGATCTGTTTGCTCCTCAACCACAG gtactgatttataggacgacgcatctgctcagtaggatagcatttgtatcagcttattg